A DNA window from Kitasatospora atroaurantiaca contains the following coding sequences:
- a CDS encoding tyrosine-type recombinase/integrase — translation MTTPRDTPASRRVRANGDGTVYQRKDGRWEAAGYVLAPGDTRKRVRVYGITRKEALAKLTEKIATSNRGVPMVSAQGSVAAYLTYWLENVAIHQLRETTHTRYTACVTQYLIPGLGKKKLAKLAAKDVRAWLNGLRIVCQCCARGIDARRRPDAQADRRPRCCAIGKCCHKYLSPLTLAYIHSVLKSALEHAVREEEIPRNVARNVRTGTPRPRRFDPLTADEARHFLTAAHGHRFQTLFELALRTGLRKGELLGLRWEDLDLDNGTASIRRTLQRTRTGGLTTLPTKTISSERRIVLPTACITSLRAHRDRQAREKQQAGEEWVDNGLVFTRPDGHPIEPATLTRHFNALLRRSRLRAIRFHDLRHSTATLLLEQGVELVVIKELLGHAHIGVTATVYAHVRLRLQRDAIDLLGRTLGKTSEAATNPDDGDGPPLCAAPVR, via the coding sequence ATGACCACACCCCGCGACACCCCCGCCTCCCGCCGCGTCCGGGCCAACGGCGACGGCACCGTCTACCAGCGCAAGGACGGCCGCTGGGAAGCCGCCGGCTACGTCCTCGCCCCCGGCGACACCCGCAAGCGCGTCCGCGTCTACGGCATCACCCGCAAGGAAGCCCTCGCCAAGCTCACCGAGAAGATCGCCACCAGCAACCGCGGCGTCCCCATGGTCTCCGCACAGGGCAGCGTCGCTGCCTACCTGACGTACTGGCTGGAGAACGTCGCCATCCACCAGCTCCGCGAGACCACCCACACCCGCTACACCGCCTGCGTCACCCAGTACCTCATCCCGGGCTTGGGCAAAAAGAAGCTCGCCAAGCTCGCCGCGAAGGACGTGCGAGCCTGGCTGAACGGGCTGCGGATCGTCTGCCAGTGCTGCGCTCGCGGCATCGACGCCCGGCGCAGGCCCGACGCCCAGGCCGACCGCCGGCCGCGCTGCTGCGCCATCGGGAAGTGCTGCCACAAGTACCTCTCCCCGCTGACGCTCGCCTACATCCACTCCGTCCTCAAGTCCGCGCTGGAGCACGCTGTCCGTGAGGAGGAGATCCCGCGCAACGTCGCCCGCAACGTCCGCACCGGCACACCCCGCCCCCGCCGCTTCGACCCCCTCACCGCCGACGAAGCCCGGCACTTCCTCACGGCCGCCCACGGCCACCGCTTCCAGACTCTGTTCGAACTCGCCCTTCGCACCGGGCTCCGCAAGGGCGAACTCCTCGGCCTGCGCTGGGAAGACCTCGACCTCGACAACGGCACCGCAAGCATCCGCCGCACCCTCCAGCGCACCCGGACCGGCGGGCTCACCACCCTGCCGACCAAGACCATCAGCTCGGAACGCCGCATCGTCCTCCCGACCGCCTGCATCACCTCGCTCCGCGCGCACCGCGACCGGCAGGCCCGCGAGAAGCAGCAGGCCGGTGAAGAGTGGGTGGACAACGGTCTCGTCTTCACACGCCCGGACGGCCACCCCATCGAACCCGCCACCCTCACCCGCCACTTCAACGCGCTCCTCCGCCGCTCTCGCCTGAGGGCGATCCGGTTCCACGACCTGAGGCACTCGACCGCGACCCTCCTCCTGGAACAGGGCGTCGAACTCGTCGTCATCAAGGAGTTGCTGGGGCATGCCCACATCGGCGTCACCGCGACGGTGTACGCCCACGTCCGCCTCCGCCTCCAGCGCGACGCCATCGACCTCCTTGGCCGCACCCTCGGCAAGACCTCCGAGGCCGCCACCAACCCCGACGACGGCGACGGCCCGCCGCTTTGTGCAGCCCCCGTCCGCTGA
- a CDS encoding helix-turn-helix domain-containing protein has product MTTLLTVPSTGEDLLTVPQVMARLQLGRSAVYDLLRSRQLASITLGRARRIPAHALNDFIRTRLEQDAS; this is encoded by the coding sequence ATGACCACACTGCTTACGGTTCCGAGCACGGGCGAAGACCTGCTGACGGTCCCCCAGGTCATGGCCCGCCTCCAGCTCGGCCGCTCCGCCGTCTACGACCTGCTCCGCTCCCGGCAGCTCGCCTCCATCACCCTCGGCCGCGCCCGCCGCATCCCCGCCCACGCACTCAACGACTTCATCCGCACCCGACTCGAACAGGACGCTTCCTAA
- a CDS encoding polymorphic toxin-type HINT domain-containing protein encodes MALLSALIAAPAHGADHTSAWSPAAPSTVAVKGVRNLKPKVAQQTAKTQQTYMPRATAWPKAAKGSAHLAAPAAKADGARQTAAGTPIWVQAKKSATGTYQGPADVGVTVLDHQKSAGLGVSGVVFSVAPSGNGQGGVRIGVDYSSFAEAYGGNYASRLHLVSLPACALTTPDVPSCRVQTPLATQRDAKASTVSAEVELGTPAVTHTAADATMGRAVPAVWSGDGTTAHQASTAAAPQVLAATDSTGQEGSAAGSYAAGALSPSGSWTAGGAGGSFTYAYPVQIPGASTSLTPKFALGYDSASVDGKTASTQAQASWVGDGWSTPDSFIEQTFTSCADKPEGTASPSETSDECYAGPILTLSLNGSSTALVWDSAKSTWKPQSDNGEKIAHVTNSNNGSGTYNTDYWTVTDRTGTVYSFGRNQLPGWTSGKAVTNSVDSMPVYSAHSGDPCYNAAGFSSSVCTMAYKWHLDYVKDARSQAMSYWYTQDTNYYAQNNGQSNTKYVRDSYLARIDYGFRDSGAYGTVPDQIAFTPGSRCTLATCDPISGSNAGTQYPDVPFDLICNSGATCTSHAPAFFSTVRLKQITTSQYSTSAAKYLPVDTYDLLQSEPPTGDGTSPTLWLTQVTRTGNDTSAGGSSSSIPLPLPPVVFGGDTKQNRVDTANFPGMYRYRLTSITTELGELIGVTYGLPNPCTAAYVAAANPATNTSSCYPVSWTPPFYTDPVTDWFEKYAVTQVLESDQTGGALKKDSTYAYTGGAAWHYDDNETVQAKYRTWGQFRGYATVTTYTGDGTNDRKTKDTVSYYRGMDGDYATVNPVTIRPVSLTDSQGAAHTDSDKLSGSELESTSYKGDGTVIDSLTITSYWVSPATATRNRTGLPALTAGTAKEAETYTRQAITSSGSTTWRVTETDNTYVADLADNNFGLLTAGYSHTVPVVAAYDQCTTYTYAPANTTLNLVGLAASQESDSVACGGFTEGTIASAPAGYNTLTAPASVNRPAQVQSATRTFYDDTNFSTTFPQTTPPTVGNATMIRQAADYASGAFTWQTAKRTTYDTYGRPLAATDANGNTTITAYTVNSVGLTTGTTITNAKNQMVKTTFAPARGLTTAATDANNITATSQSDALGRLTGVWTESRPTTAPANKKFSYTVSNTGLSGTTSDTLNEALGYVTSLTVYDSFGRVRQTQTPTPQGGRLVTESFFDSRGWVRKKNNAYWDPANTPALELASSDDNAVPSQDVTTYDGLGRAVKVDSLKNAVVQETTTTVYGGDRTTVIPPAGGTVKATVTDPLGRTVELDDYTARPTVTPPADTFTGTYTLTGGTSQAITYGFDGHGKQNTVTAAGSTWTSTYNLLGQVTGKNDPDAGASSMLYDAVGNLTQTTDSRTKTVSYTYDKLNRKTATYTAPVSGQATANAIASWVYDNDNSVVGVTNPIGHATTSTSYSNGAAYVTQASGYNVFGESLGETITIPSTTEGATLGKPYVFTHTYTSNAGLPYTDVYPGGNGLPSETALHTYKPVFDLPAGLATASYGYAQDTTYDAYSRVLQTQIGSTTSYGILTNTYDPHTGRLTEQLTQRATTGAPSDVDRQHYYYDQAGNVTRQVSTRLGATSETQCYGYDQLDRLKQAWTATDSCAATPTPAAHSTVGDAITGGAYWTDWSFDALGNRTNQTEHSTTGGADTTTTYTYNGNGKNQPHTLTSASTGGTALQYDTAGNALKRTTTAAGTQTLTWDDAGRLSSITGGTAGNTNYVYDADGNVLLQKDPGTTTLYLPGQQIALNTTLGTTTSTRYLPLPGGGTVVRTGSTTNYRFEIADPHGTAGLVLDNTCQTPTWRQFTPYGAPRGTSVTWPDNRGFLNAPTSGSTGLTILGARQYDPVTGRFISLDPVFEATDAQQLGGYNYAGSNPIGRSDPTGLMAWDSETGISAGTTGQLQNQINNTYGHGYRPSPPYSPPKKKKRGFWKGVMDTGVGMVKGAAQPFVEVGGCVTGDLGSCGNVATMANPGLLAMKAGVDLYHTGEAMYDEYQNGEYAYLGGQITTLAAVALITKKVAPVPAAGAAAAADAEEISAASRLAETVGGKCSFTPETAVLMSDGTTKPIAAIIPGDQVEAADPGTAKDQGAHPVIATWINHDNDLIDLSVQPDGGSPETIHTTSKHRFWDDTTHEWVPAGQLTAGHNLVTTTDQHVTVLDVSIKPGSADMYNLTVDSLHTYYVLAGATPVLVHNCGPGVATEDDAMLALNRAEELQASRNDYFMADVKGTTAVIGVFNSETKAFTTRIGINGGGAMPSGWTLRPGEEFVQAAGHAEEGILNSLGPNEHAVFGAASRNFCVAICSPMLNVRGVTLGGAGIRGHAAQNSPFTIFWATGG; translated from the coding sequence GTGGCGTTGCTCTCTGCGCTGATTGCCGCACCGGCTCACGGCGCTGATCACACGTCGGCCTGGTCCCCGGCCGCGCCGTCGACGGTGGCGGTCAAGGGTGTGCGCAATCTCAAGCCCAAGGTGGCTCAGCAGACCGCCAAGACGCAGCAGACGTACATGCCGCGCGCCACGGCTTGGCCGAAGGCGGCGAAGGGCAGCGCCCACCTCGCAGCTCCTGCGGCAAAGGCTGACGGCGCGAGGCAGACCGCTGCCGGAACGCCCATCTGGGTTCAGGCCAAGAAGTCCGCCACCGGCACTTATCAGGGTCCGGCCGACGTCGGTGTCACCGTCCTGGACCATCAGAAGTCGGCCGGCCTCGGGGTCTCCGGCGTCGTCTTCAGCGTCGCTCCGTCAGGTAACGGACAGGGCGGAGTCCGCATCGGCGTCGACTACTCGTCCTTCGCGGAGGCCTACGGCGGCAACTACGCCTCCCGCCTGCACCTGGTCTCCCTGCCCGCCTGCGCACTGACCACACCGGATGTCCCTTCGTGCCGGGTGCAGACCCCCCTGGCCACGCAGCGGGACGCGAAGGCGTCCACCGTCTCGGCCGAGGTCGAGCTCGGCACTCCCGCCGTCACCCACACCGCGGCGGACGCCACCATGGGGCGTGCTGTTCCCGCGGTCTGGTCCGGTGACGGCACGACTGCCCATCAGGCGTCGACCGCGGCGGCCCCGCAGGTCTTGGCCGCCACCGACTCCACCGGCCAGGAGGGCAGTGCGGCAGGCAGCTACGCCGCCGGCGCGCTCTCCCCGTCCGGCTCGTGGACTGCAGGCGGTGCCGGCGGATCCTTCACCTACGCCTACCCGGTCCAGATCCCCGGCGCGTCGACCTCGCTGACCCCGAAGTTCGCACTCGGGTACGACTCGGCGTCGGTGGACGGCAAGACCGCCTCCACCCAGGCACAGGCCTCGTGGGTCGGTGACGGCTGGTCGACCCCGGACTCGTTCATCGAGCAGACGTTCACCTCCTGTGCGGACAAGCCCGAGGGCACCGCGTCGCCGTCGGAGACCAGTGACGAGTGCTACGCCGGGCCGATCCTGACCCTGTCGCTGAACGGCTCGTCGACCGCGCTGGTCTGGGACTCCGCCAAGAGCACCTGGAAGCCGCAGAGCGACAACGGCGAGAAGATCGCCCACGTCACCAACTCCAACAACGGCTCGGGCACCTACAACACCGACTACTGGACGGTCACCGACCGCACCGGCACGGTGTACTCCTTCGGCCGCAACCAGCTACCTGGCTGGACCTCGGGCAAGGCGGTCACCAACTCCGTCGACTCGATGCCGGTGTACTCCGCGCACTCCGGCGACCCCTGCTACAACGCCGCAGGGTTCTCCTCCTCGGTGTGCACCATGGCCTACAAGTGGCACCTGGACTACGTCAAGGACGCCCGCAGCCAGGCGATGTCCTACTGGTACACGCAGGACACCAACTACTACGCCCAGAACAACGGCCAGTCCAACACCAAGTACGTCCGCGACTCCTACCTAGCGCGGATCGACTACGGCTTCCGCGACAGCGGCGCCTATGGCACCGTCCCGGACCAGATCGCCTTCACACCCGGGTCGCGCTGCACTCTTGCCACCTGCGACCCGATCTCGGGGTCCAACGCGGGTACCCAGTATCCGGATGTGCCGTTCGATCTGATCTGCAACAGCGGCGCCACGTGCACCTCGCACGCGCCGGCGTTCTTCTCCACCGTCCGTCTGAAGCAGATCACCACCAGCCAGTACTCCACCTCCGCCGCCAAGTACCTGCCGGTGGACACCTACGACCTGCTGCAGAGCGAGCCGCCCACCGGTGACGGCACTTCGCCCACCCTGTGGCTGACCCAGGTCACCCGTACTGGCAACGACACCAGCGCCGGCGGCTCCAGCTCCTCGATCCCGCTGCCGCTGCCGCCGGTGGTCTTCGGCGGTGACACCAAGCAGAACCGGGTCGACACCGCCAACTTCCCCGGCATGTACCGCTACCGCCTTACCTCGATCACCACCGAACTCGGCGAACTGATCGGCGTCACCTACGGGCTGCCGAACCCGTGCACCGCGGCCTACGTGGCCGCGGCCAACCCCGCAACCAACACCTCCTCCTGCTACCCGGTCAGCTGGACCCCTCCGTTCTACACCGACCCGGTCACCGACTGGTTCGAGAAGTACGCCGTCACCCAGGTCCTCGAATCCGACCAGACCGGCGGCGCCCTGAAAAAGGACAGCACCTACGCCTACACCGGCGGCGCGGCCTGGCACTACGACGACAACGAGACCGTCCAGGCCAAGTACCGCACCTGGGGCCAGTTCCGCGGCTACGCCACCGTCACCACCTACACCGGTGACGGCACCAACGACCGCAAGACCAAGGACACCGTCAGCTACTACCGCGGCATGGACGGGGACTACGCCACCGTCAACCCGGTCACCATCCGTCCCGTCAGCCTGACCGACTCGCAGGGCGCCGCACACACCGACAGCGACAAGCTCTCCGGCAGCGAACTGGAGAGCACCAGCTACAAGGGCGACGGCACGGTGATCGACAGCTTGACGATCACGTCCTACTGGGTCTCGCCGGCGACCGCGACCCGTAACCGCACCGGGCTGCCCGCGCTGACCGCCGGCACCGCCAAGGAGGCCGAGACCTACACCCGCCAGGCCATCACCTCCTCCGGCAGCACCACCTGGCGCGTCACCGAGACCGACAACACCTACGTTGCAGACCTGGCCGACAACAACTTCGGCCTATTGACCGCCGGCTACAGCCACACCGTGCCGGTGGTTGCGGCGTATGACCAGTGCACCACCTACACGTACGCCCCGGCGAACACCACGCTCAACCTGGTCGGCCTCGCAGCCTCCCAGGAGAGCGACTCGGTGGCGTGCGGCGGCTTCACCGAGGGCACGATCGCCTCGGCACCGGCCGGCTACAACACGCTGACCGCCCCGGCGAGCGTCAACCGGCCCGCCCAGGTGCAGTCCGCGACCCGCACCTTCTACGACGACACCAACTTCTCCACCACGTTCCCGCAGACCACGCCGCCCACCGTCGGCAACGCCACCATGATCCGCCAGGCCGCCGACTACGCCAGCGGCGCGTTCACCTGGCAGACCGCCAAGCGCACTACCTACGACACCTACGGCCGCCCGCTGGCCGCTACCGACGCCAACGGCAACACCACCATCACCGCGTACACGGTCAACAGCGTCGGTCTGACCACCGGCACGACCATCACCAACGCCAAGAACCAGATGGTCAAAACGACGTTCGCCCCCGCCCGCGGTCTGACCACGGCGGCGACTGACGCCAACAACATCACCGCCACCAGTCAGTCCGACGCGCTGGGCCGACTCACCGGCGTATGGACCGAGTCCCGCCCGACCACCGCCCCGGCGAACAAGAAGTTCTCCTACACGGTCTCCAACACCGGGCTGTCCGGTACCACCAGCGACACCCTGAACGAAGCGCTTGGCTACGTCACCTCCCTCACGGTCTACGACTCGTTCGGCCGGGTGCGGCAGACCCAGACGCCGACCCCGCAGGGCGGCCGCCTGGTCACCGAGTCGTTCTTCGACTCCCGCGGTTGGGTTCGCAAGAAGAACAACGCCTACTGGGATCCTGCGAACACGCCCGCCCTCGAGCTCGCGTCGTCCGATGACAACGCCGTACCGAGCCAGGACGTCACCACCTACGACGGCCTCGGCCGCGCGGTCAAGGTCGACTCGCTGAAGAACGCCGTCGTTCAGGAGACCACCACCACCGTCTACGGCGGTGACCGGACCACGGTGATCCCGCCCGCCGGCGGCACCGTCAAGGCCACGGTCACCGACCCACTCGGCCGCACCGTCGAACTCGACGACTACACCGCGCGCCCGACCGTCACCCCTCCGGCCGACACCTTCACCGGCACCTACACCCTCACCGGCGGCACCAGCCAGGCCATCACCTACGGCTTCGACGGCCACGGCAAGCAGAACACCGTCACCGCCGCCGGCTCCACCTGGACCAGCACCTACAACCTGCTCGGCCAGGTCACCGGCAAGAACGACCCCGACGCCGGCGCCAGCTCCATGCTCTACGACGCAGTTGGCAACCTCACCCAGACCACCGACTCCCGCACAAAGACCGTCAGCTACACCTACGACAAGCTCAACCGCAAGACCGCCACGTACACGGCACCGGTCTCCGGACAGGCCACGGCGAACGCGATCGCCTCCTGGGTCTACGACAACGACAACAGCGTCGTCGGCGTGACCAACCCCATCGGCCACGCCACCACCAGCACCTCCTACAGCAACGGCGCCGCCTATGTGACCCAGGCCTCCGGATACAACGTCTTTGGCGAATCCCTCGGCGAGACCATCACCATCCCGTCGACCACGGAGGGCGCCACCCTCGGCAAGCCCTACGTCTTCACGCACACCTACACCAGCAACGCCGGCCTGCCCTACACCGACGTCTACCCCGGCGGAAACGGCCTCCCGTCCGAAACCGCCCTCCACACCTACAAGCCCGTCTTCGACCTGCCCGCCGGCCTGGCCACCGCCAGCTACGGCTATGCCCAGGACACCACCTACGACGCCTACAGCCGCGTCTTGCAGACCCAGATCGGCAGCACCACCAGCTACGGCATCCTCACCAACACCTACGACCCGCACACCGGCCGCCTGACCGAGCAGCTCACCCAGCGCGCCACCACCGGCGCCCCGAGCGACGTCGACCGCCAGCACTACTACTACGACCAGGCCGGCAACGTCACCCGCCAGGTCTCCACCCGTCTCGGCGCGACCTCCGAGACCCAGTGTTACGGCTACGACCAGCTCGACCGCCTCAAGCAGGCCTGGACCGCCACCGACTCCTGCGCGGCCACCCCCACCCCAGCCGCCCACTCGACGGTCGGTGACGCGATCACCGGCGGCGCCTACTGGACCGACTGGTCCTTCGACGCCCTCGGCAACCGCACCAACCAGACCGAGCATTCCACCACCGGCGGCGCCGACACCACTACCACCTACACCTACAACGGCAACGGCAAGAACCAGCCGCACACGCTTACCTCCGCCTCCACCGGCGGCACCGCCCTGCAGTACGACACCGCCGGTAACGCCCTCAAGCGCACCACCACCGCCGCCGGTACCCAGACCCTGACCTGGGACGACGCGGGTCGCCTCAGCTCCATCACCGGCGGCACCGCAGGAAACACCAACTACGTCTACGACGCCGACGGCAACGTCCTCCTCCAGAAGGACCCCGGCACCACCACCCTCTACCTTCCCGGGCAGCAGATCGCCCTCAACACCACCCTCGGCACCACCACCAGCACCCGCTACCTCCCGCTGCCCGGCGGCGGAACCGTTGTCCGCACCGGCAGCACCACCAACTACCGATTCGAAATCGCCGACCCCCACGGCACCGCCGGCCTGGTCCTCGACAACACCTGCCAAACCCCCACCTGGCGCCAGTTCACCCCCTACGGCGCACCTCGCGGCACCAGCGTCACCTGGCCCGACAACCGCGGCTTCCTCAACGCCCCCACCTCCGGATCCACCGGCCTCACCATCCTCGGAGCCCGCCAGTACGACCCCGTCACAGGCCGCTTCATCAGCCTCGACCCCGTCTTCGAAGCCACCGACGCCCAACAACTCGGCGGCTACAACTACGCCGGCAGCAACCCCATCGGCAGAAGCGACCCCACCGGCCTCATGGCCTGGGACTCCGAAACCGGCATCTCAGCCGGCACCACCGGCCAGCTGCAGAACCAGATCAACAACACCTACGGCCACGGCTACCGACCCAGTCCGCCGTACAGCCCGCCCAAGAAGAAGAAGCGCGGCTTCTGGAAGGGGGTCATGGATACCGGCGTCGGAATGGTCAAGGGCGCTGCCCAGCCCTTCGTCGAGGTCGGGGGCTGTGTGACCGGAGACCTCGGGTCGTGCGGCAATGTCGCCACGATGGCCAACCCCGGCCTCCTCGCCATGAAGGCTGGAGTCGACCTGTACCACACAGGCGAGGCCATGTATGACGAATACCAGAACGGCGAATACGCCTACCTCGGCGGGCAAATCACCACACTTGCCGCCGTTGCACTGATCACCAAGAAGGTGGCACCGGTCCCCGCCGCGGGCGCCGCAGCCGCCGCAGACGCCGAAGAGATCAGCGCAGCCTCGCGACTCGCCGAAACGGTCGGAGGCAAGTGCAGCTTCACGCCCGAAACCGCTGTCCTCATGAGCGACGGCACGACCAAGCCGATCGCCGCCATCATCCCCGGCGACCAAGTGGAGGCCGCTGACCCCGGAACGGCAAAGGATCAGGGCGCGCACCCCGTCATCGCCACCTGGATCAACCACGACAACGATCTGATCGACCTGTCCGTCCAGCCCGACGGGGGCTCTCCCGAAACCATCCACACCACCTCCAAGCACCGCTTCTGGGACGACACCACGCATGAATGGGTACCGGCGGGCCAGCTGACCGCTGGCCACAACCTGGTCACCACGACCGACCAGCACGTCACCGTCCTCGACGTGAGCATCAAGCCCGGCTCCGCGGATATGTACAACCTGACCGTCGACAGCCTCCACACGTACTATGTGCTGGCGGGGGCCACGCCGGTCCTAGTTCACAACTGTGGTCCTGGGGTTGCAACTGAAGACGATGCAATGCTTGCTCTCAACCGTGCGGAAGAGTTGCAGGCGTCCCGCAATGATTACTTCATGGCGGACGTGAAGGGCACCACGGCGGTAATTGGTGTCTTCAACTCTGAGACGAAGGCATTCACCACTCGGATCGGAATCAATGGGGGCGGTGCAATGCCTTCCGGATGGACACTTCGGCCGGGAGAGGAATTCGTGCAGGCGGCTGGGCATGCAGAGGAAGGGATCCTTAACAGCTTGGGGCCAAATGAGCATGCAGTGTTCGGTGCGGCATCGCGAAACTTCTGCGTTGCCATCTGTTCGCCCATGCTGAACGTTCGCGGGGTGACGTTGGGTGGCGCAGGGATCCGCGGTCATGCTGCACAGAACTCCCCATTCACAATCTTCTGGGCCACTGGAGGCTAG
- a CDS encoding IS110 family transposase: protein MSRIWAGIDSGKGHHHGLALDTEGKTLMSRRVANDEPELLQLIGDVLALAGGDQVTWAIDMTGGEPALLLSLLVAHGQEVLYIPGRLVNRASDGYRGEGKTDARDAYVIADQARMRRDLQPIRPGDEAAIELKLLTGRRADLVEDRTRAVNRLRGTLLSMFPSLERALDVTNLGPLKLLTEHQTPAAIRRVGVARLTKWLANRKVRNARALAEAAVEAAQRQHTSVPGEKTIARLVHTLAEGVMALNEQITEMDKLIEGRFREHELAEIVESVPGIGAVLGAEFLAGVGGSLDGFASPDALAAFAGVAPAPRDSGKVSGNLHRPTVYHRRLQRVFYTSALVSIRCDPNSRVFYDRKRAEGKKHVQAVMALARRRVNVLWALIRDRRCYHITPPVTETA, encoded by the coding sequence ATGAGCCGGATATGGGCGGGGATCGACAGCGGCAAAGGCCACCACCACGGCCTGGCCCTGGACACCGAGGGCAAGACCCTGATGTCGCGGCGGGTCGCCAACGACGAGCCCGAGCTGCTGCAGCTGATCGGCGACGTCCTCGCCCTGGCCGGCGGCGACCAGGTGACCTGGGCGATCGACATGACCGGCGGGGAACCCGCCCTGCTGCTGAGCCTGCTCGTCGCCCACGGCCAGGAGGTCCTGTACATCCCCGGCCGCCTGGTGAACCGCGCGTCCGACGGCTACCGCGGGGAAGGCAAGACCGACGCCCGCGACGCCTACGTGATCGCCGACCAGGCCAGGATGCGCCGCGATCTGCAGCCCATCCGTCCCGGCGACGAGGCCGCGATCGAGCTCAAGCTGCTGACCGGCCGCCGTGCCGACCTGGTCGAGGACCGCACCCGCGCCGTCAACCGTCTGCGCGGCACCCTGCTGAGCATGTTCCCGTCCCTGGAGCGGGCCCTGGATGTGACCAACCTCGGTCCGCTCAAGCTGCTGACCGAGCATCAGACGCCGGCCGCGATCCGCCGCGTCGGCGTCGCGCGGCTGACCAAGTGGCTGGCCAACCGTAAGGTCCGCAATGCCAGAGCCCTGGCCGAAGCGGCCGTCGAGGCCGCCCAGCGCCAGCACACCTCCGTCCCCGGGGAGAAGACCATCGCCAGGCTGGTCCACACTCTGGCCGAGGGGGTGATGGCCCTCAACGAGCAGATCACCGAGATGGACAAGCTCATCGAGGGCCGGTTTCGCGAGCACGAACTCGCCGAGATAGTCGAGAGCGTCCCCGGCATCGGCGCCGTGCTCGGCGCCGAGTTCCTGGCCGGAGTCGGCGGCAGCCTGGATGGCTTCGCCTCGCCGGACGCTTTGGCGGCCTTCGCCGGTGTCGCCCCGGCGCCACGCGACTCGGGCAAGGTCAGTGGCAACCTGCATCGGCCGACCGTCTACCACCGCAGGCTCCAACGGGTCTTCTATACCTCGGCGTTGGTGAGCATCCGCTGTGATCCGAACTCGCGGGTGTTCTACGACCGGAAGCGCGCCGAGGGGAAGAAGCATGTCCAGGCCGTGATGGCCCTGGCCCGCCGACGGGTCAATGTCCTGTGGGCGCTGATCCGTGACCGACGGTGCTACCACATCACACCCCCAGTGACCGAGACGGCTTGA